The following coding sequences lie in one Apium graveolens cultivar Ventura chromosome 3, ASM990537v1, whole genome shotgun sequence genomic window:
- the LOC141713385 gene encoding E3 ubiquitin-protein ligase DA2L-like isoform X2, with product MGNKLGRRKEVVDDKYTKPQGLYPHKDVDHKKLRKLILDSKLAPCYPGDDDHTAFDLEECPICFLYYPSLNRSRCCSKGICTECFLQMKTPNSTRPTQCPFCKTSNYAVEYRGMKTKEEKGIEQIEEQRVIEANIRMRQQELKDEETRMQKRQYARSSSRSRSGEIEYSSITDSSTIVEGEGTDSPPYLSAAPSMRQTLPHRQNREDEFDLDLEDIMVMEAIWLSIQENGRHSNSASEDIAPVEQFISENQYASASMVAPVETATSSSSPSGGLACAIAALAERQQGSGDSSSNYDGNTLTFDTVPVCSSFVNINESVHDQHFTSSSIQVTPDREEWRTGVGPSYAGHDVADEMVGNGDSFPEHDENESGSQTSAAAIVPESFEEQMMLAMAVSLAEARACTSSPSVAWQ from the exons ATGGGGAATAAATTGGGGAGGAGAAAAGAAGTAGTGGATGATAAGTACACAAAGCCACAAGGGTTGTATCCGCACAAAGATGTGGATCATAAGAAGCTTAGAAAGCTTATTCTTGATTCTAAGCTTGCCCCTTGTTATCCCGGTGACGATGATCACACCGCCTTTGATCTCGAGGAATGCCCTATTTGCTTCTTG TACTATCCAAGTCTTAATCGCTCAAGATGTTGTTCCAAAGGCATATGCACTG AGTGTTTTCTGCAGATGAAAACTCCCAATTCTACTCGTCCTACACA GTGTCCCTTCTGTAAAACCTCAAACTATGCAGTCGAGTATCGGGGGATGAAGACGAAGGAGGAAAAAGGAATTGAACAAATT GAAGAACAACGAGTGATTGAAGCTAATATAAGAATGCGACAACAAGAACTAAAGGATGAAGAGACGAGGATGCAGAAACGCCAGTATGCAAGATCATCAAGCAGAAGCAGATCAGGGGAGATCGAGTATAGCTCAATAACAG ACTCATCAACCATCGTAGAAGGTGAGGGAACAGATTCTCCTCCATACTTATCTGCTGCGCCGTCAATGAGACAGACTTTACCCCATAGGCAGAATAG GGAAGATGAATTTGATCTTGATCTTGAGGATATAATGGTCATGGAAGCGATTTGGTTGTCCATTCAG GAGAATGGCAGGCATAGCAATTCAGCCTCTGAGGATATTGCTCCAGTAGAACAATTCATATCAGAGAATCAATATGCCTCTGCTTCTATGGTAGCACCAGTTGAAACAGCAACATCTTCCTCATCCCCGTCGGGTGGTCTAGCTTGTGCAATTGCTGCTTTAGCAGAGCGTCAGCAAGGAAGTGGAGATTCCTCCAGTAACTACGATGGAAACACTCTGACATTTGATACGGTTCCTGTATGCAGCAGCTTTGTGAATATAAATGAGTCAGTGCATGACCAGCATTTCACATCGAGCTCCATCCAAGTGACACCTGATAGGGAAGAATGGAGGACTGGAGTTGGACCCAGTTATGCAGGGCATGATGTAGCTGACGAGATGGTTGGAAATGGTGACTCATTTCCAGAACATGATGAGAATGAAAGTGGTTCTCAAACTTCGGCGGCGGCCATTGTTCCTGAGAGCTTCGAGGAGCAGATGATGCTGGCTATGGCAGTATCGTTAGCTGAGGCTAGGGCCTGCACTAGTTCCCCTAGTGTTGCGTGGCAGTAG
- the LOC141713383 gene encoding interactor of constitutive active ROPs 1-like isoform X1: MIRDDSSIGSELTQRSPNLGDNRGSSQLRKSNSDLDPSHRSTVSDRSSKLRGGRSPRGSQSDPVNQRRFGPRIAGLETQLQQAQEELKNLKEQLTSAKAEKDQAQQELENKATESVIPEADELLEEHSPPSEIEESNETDANANENDNAYQQETDVFEVPVEKSGGEPKPGISQLTEENELNVELNLSNISAAIPEPGKQIANELASKNDEISLLIAKIGDKEIELDTVSQENEKLKTQLHEATLEISSARVKEDELILRSRQLEEELKTAQEKIVYSNELLENVEGAKEALEIEMTKLRVQTEQWRKAADAAALVLAGDAEMNARGISTRFESMDKHYCSAFEPPLGGYAGFVDSQGLDDDSDDGYGSGKKKSSGIRKFGDLWKKKSQK; the protein is encoded by the exons ATGATACGGGATGATTCTTCCAT AGGTTCAGAACTGACTCAAAGGAGTCCGAACTTGGGAGATAACAGAGGTTCATCTCAACTGAGGAAATCCAACTCTGACTTAGATCCATCTCATCGGAGTACTGTCAGTGACAGGAGTTCAAAGTTAAGAGGTGGTCGATCTCCTCGAGGTTCTCAGTCTGATCCTGTTAATCAAAGAAGATTTGGACCTCGTATTGCAGGTTTAGAAACTCAACTGCAGCAAGCACAAGAGGAGCTCAAGAATCTGAAAGAGCAGTTAACTTCTGCTAAGGCAGAAAAGGATCAGGCTCAACAGGAACTGGAAAATAAAGCCACCGAGTCGGTTATTCCAGAGGCTGACGAACTTCTTGAAGAACATTCTCCTCCAAGTGAAATTGAAGAATCCAATGAAACAGATGCTAACGCAAATGAAAATGATAATGCTTATCAGCAAGAAACTGATGTTTTCGAAGTTCCAGTAGAAAAGTCAGGTGGGGAACCTAAGCCTGGAATCAGCCAACTAACTGAAGAAAATGAACTGAATGTCGAGCTTAACTTATCAAACATATCGGCAGCCATTCCTGAACCAGGGAAACAAATAGCTAATGAGTTGGCTTCAAAGAATGATGAGATAAGTTTATTAATAGCCAAAATAGGAGATAAGGAAATTGAACTAGACACTGTTTCCCAAGAAAATGAAAAGCTAAAAACTCAGTTGCATGAGGCAACTTTGGAGATATCATCAGCTCGAGTCAAGGAAGACGAACTAATATTGAGGTCGAGACAACTAGAAGAAGAACTTAAAACAGCGCAAGAGAAAATTGTTTATTCCAATGAGTTGCTTGAAAATGTGGAAGGAGCAAAGGAGGCACTGGAAATAGAAATGACAAAGCTCAGAGTGCAAACAGAGCAATGGAGAAAAGCAGCAGATGCTGCTGCATTAGTATTAGCAGGGGATGCAGAGATGAATGCTAGAGGTATATCCACAAGATTTGAATCCATGGATAAGCACTACTGCAGTGCGTTCGAGCCTCCACTTGGCGGATATGCTGGCTTTGTGGATTCGCAAGGATTAgatgatgactctgatgatgGTTATGGAAGTGGGAAGAAAAAAAGTTCAGGTATTAGAAAGTTTGGAGACCTGTGGAAGAAGAAGAGCCAAAAGTGA
- the LOC141713383 gene encoding interactor of constitutive active ROPs 1-like isoform X2: MPRLRGSELTQRSPNLGDNRGSSQLRKSNSDLDPSHRSTVSDRSSKLRGGRSPRGSQSDPVNQRRFGPRIAGLETQLQQAQEELKNLKEQLTSAKAEKDQAQQELENKATESVIPEADELLEEHSPPSEIEESNETDANANENDNAYQQETDVFEVPVEKSGGEPKPGISQLTEENELNVELNLSNISAAIPEPGKQIANELASKNDEISLLIAKIGDKEIELDTVSQENEKLKTQLHEATLEISSARVKEDELILRSRQLEEELKTAQEKIVYSNELLENVEGAKEALEIEMTKLRVQTEQWRKAADAAALVLAGDAEMNARGISTRFESMDKHYCSAFEPPLGGYAGFVDSQGLDDDSDDGYGSGKKKSSGIRKFGDLWKKKSQK; this comes from the exons ATGCCAAGATTAAG AGGTTCAGAACTGACTCAAAGGAGTCCGAACTTGGGAGATAACAGAGGTTCATCTCAACTGAGGAAATCCAACTCTGACTTAGATCCATCTCATCGGAGTACTGTCAGTGACAGGAGTTCAAAGTTAAGAGGTGGTCGATCTCCTCGAGGTTCTCAGTCTGATCCTGTTAATCAAAGAAGATTTGGACCTCGTATTGCAGGTTTAGAAACTCAACTGCAGCAAGCACAAGAGGAGCTCAAGAATCTGAAAGAGCAGTTAACTTCTGCTAAGGCAGAAAAGGATCAGGCTCAACAGGAACTGGAAAATAAAGCCACCGAGTCGGTTATTCCAGAGGCTGACGAACTTCTTGAAGAACATTCTCCTCCAAGTGAAATTGAAGAATCCAATGAAACAGATGCTAACGCAAATGAAAATGATAATGCTTATCAGCAAGAAACTGATGTTTTCGAAGTTCCAGTAGAAAAGTCAGGTGGGGAACCTAAGCCTGGAATCAGCCAACTAACTGAAGAAAATGAACTGAATGTCGAGCTTAACTTATCAAACATATCGGCAGCCATTCCTGAACCAGGGAAACAAATAGCTAATGAGTTGGCTTCAAAGAATGATGAGATAAGTTTATTAATAGCCAAAATAGGAGATAAGGAAATTGAACTAGACACTGTTTCCCAAGAAAATGAAAAGCTAAAAACTCAGTTGCATGAGGCAACTTTGGAGATATCATCAGCTCGAGTCAAGGAAGACGAACTAATATTGAGGTCGAGACAACTAGAAGAAGAACTTAAAACAGCGCAAGAGAAAATTGTTTATTCCAATGAGTTGCTTGAAAATGTGGAAGGAGCAAAGGAGGCACTGGAAATAGAAATGACAAAGCTCAGAGTGCAAACAGAGCAATGGAGAAAAGCAGCAGATGCTGCTGCATTAGTATTAGCAGGGGATGCAGAGATGAATGCTAGAGGTATATCCACAAGATTTGAATCCATGGATAAGCACTACTGCAGTGCGTTCGAGCCTCCACTTGGCGGATATGCTGGCTTTGTGGATTCGCAAGGATTAgatgatgactctgatgatgGTTATGGAAGTGGGAAGAAAAAAAGTTCAGGTATTAGAAAGTTTGGAGACCTGTGGAAGAAGAAGAGCCAAAAGTGA
- the LOC141713385 gene encoding E3 ubiquitin-protein ligase DA2L-like isoform X1 produces the protein MGNKLGRRKEVVDDKYTKPQGLYPHKDVDHKKLRKLILDSKLAPCYPGDDDHTAFDLEECPICFLYYPSLNRSRCCSKGICTECFLQMKTPNSTRPTQCPFCKTSNYAVEYRGMKTKEEKGIEQIEEQRVIEANIRMRQQELKDEETRMQKRQYARSSSRSRSGEIEYSSITADSSTIVEGEGTDSPPYLSAAPSMRQTLPHRQNREDEFDLDLEDIMVMEAIWLSIQENGRHSNSASEDIAPVEQFISENQYASASMVAPVETATSSSSPSGGLACAIAALAERQQGSGDSSSNYDGNTLTFDTVPVCSSFVNINESVHDQHFTSSSIQVTPDREEWRTGVGPSYAGHDVADEMVGNGDSFPEHDENESGSQTSAAAIVPESFEEQMMLAMAVSLAEARACTSSPSVAWQ, from the exons ATGGGGAATAAATTGGGGAGGAGAAAAGAAGTAGTGGATGATAAGTACACAAAGCCACAAGGGTTGTATCCGCACAAAGATGTGGATCATAAGAAGCTTAGAAAGCTTATTCTTGATTCTAAGCTTGCCCCTTGTTATCCCGGTGACGATGATCACACCGCCTTTGATCTCGAGGAATGCCCTATTTGCTTCTTG TACTATCCAAGTCTTAATCGCTCAAGATGTTGTTCCAAAGGCATATGCACTG AGTGTTTTCTGCAGATGAAAACTCCCAATTCTACTCGTCCTACACA GTGTCCCTTCTGTAAAACCTCAAACTATGCAGTCGAGTATCGGGGGATGAAGACGAAGGAGGAAAAAGGAATTGAACAAATT GAAGAACAACGAGTGATTGAAGCTAATATAAGAATGCGACAACAAGAACTAAAGGATGAAGAGACGAGGATGCAGAAACGCCAGTATGCAAGATCATCAAGCAGAAGCAGATCAGGGGAGATCGAGTATAGCTCAATAACAG CAGACTCATCAACCATCGTAGAAGGTGAGGGAACAGATTCTCCTCCATACTTATCTGCTGCGCCGTCAATGAGACAGACTTTACCCCATAGGCAGAATAG GGAAGATGAATTTGATCTTGATCTTGAGGATATAATGGTCATGGAAGCGATTTGGTTGTCCATTCAG GAGAATGGCAGGCATAGCAATTCAGCCTCTGAGGATATTGCTCCAGTAGAACAATTCATATCAGAGAATCAATATGCCTCTGCTTCTATGGTAGCACCAGTTGAAACAGCAACATCTTCCTCATCCCCGTCGGGTGGTCTAGCTTGTGCAATTGCTGCTTTAGCAGAGCGTCAGCAAGGAAGTGGAGATTCCTCCAGTAACTACGATGGAAACACTCTGACATTTGATACGGTTCCTGTATGCAGCAGCTTTGTGAATATAAATGAGTCAGTGCATGACCAGCATTTCACATCGAGCTCCATCCAAGTGACACCTGATAGGGAAGAATGGAGGACTGGAGTTGGACCCAGTTATGCAGGGCATGATGTAGCTGACGAGATGGTTGGAAATGGTGACTCATTTCCAGAACATGATGAGAATGAAAGTGGTTCTCAAACTTCGGCGGCGGCCATTGTTCCTGAGAGCTTCGAGGAGCAGATGATGCTGGCTATGGCAGTATCGTTAGCTGAGGCTAGGGCCTGCACTAGTTCCCCTAGTGTTGCGTGGCAGTAG